One Acidimicrobiales bacterium genomic region harbors:
- a CDS encoding glycosyltransferase family 1 protein: MRLVVDARGFGWTGIGRYTRRLLEHLAPLDRESEYIVLLGHEDATHWTSPGPNFSPRISDARPYRWEGQVLLPRQLRDLRPDLVHFPHFNVPVAYRDRFVVTIHDTTMLRFPIHCDVSPWREPIRRAKRTVAGLAMSDAVRRAHRVITPSQFTADDVGGRFEADPARTVVIRSAVDPPVTDPEPVPGISEELLFLLYVGNAYPHKNLGTLIAATRDLLGDHPELCLVIAGPPDECSQRLRSTVHGDPVGKHVKFVGRVSDRQLSWLYLHATIFVLPSFSEGFGLTGLEAMAHGTPVVAARATCLPEIYGEAAQYFEPLDRSDLVASLEGLLGDEARRATLSKAGTEQSALYSWDAMARATLETYRI; encoded by the coding sequence ATGCGGCTGGTTGTAGACGCCCGGGGTTTCGGTTGGACGGGAATAGGTCGCTACACCCGGCGCCTCCTCGAGCACCTCGCACCGCTGGATCGCGAGAGCGAGTACATCGTGCTGCTCGGGCACGAGGACGCAACCCACTGGACTTCGCCCGGCCCCAACTTCAGTCCCCGGATCTCTGATGCTCGGCCGTACCGGTGGGAGGGACAGGTTCTCCTGCCGAGACAACTGCGCGACCTCCGCCCCGATCTTGTGCACTTCCCGCATTTCAACGTTCCTGTGGCCTATCGGGACAGGTTCGTCGTCACCATCCACGACACCACGATGCTCAGATTCCCCATCCACTGTGATGTTTCGCCGTGGAGGGAGCCCATACGCCGGGCCAAGAGGACGGTGGCCGGGCTGGCCATGTCCGATGCCGTCCGGCGCGCCCACCGGGTGATCACACCGTCGCAGTTCACCGCTGATGATGTGGGGGGACGGTTCGAGGCGGATCCTGCCCGCACGGTCGTCATCCGGTCCGCCGTCGATCCTCCCGTGACGGATCCGGAACCCGTGCCGGGCATCTCTGAGGAACTGCTGTTTCTCCTATACGTCGGCAACGCATACCCGCATAAGAATCTCGGCACTCTTATCGCGGCAACGCGCGACCTACTGGGGGATCATCCTGAATTGTGTCTCGTAATCGCCGGCCCTCCTGACGAGTGCTCTCAGCGTCTCCGCTCGACGGTGCACGGCGACCCTGTGGGCAAGCACGTCAAGTTCGTCGGCCGAGTCAGTGATCGACAACTTTCCTGGCTCTACCTCCATGCGACGATCTTCGTCCTGCCTTCGTTCTCCGAGGGCTTCGGCCTTACCGGTCTGGAGGCGATGGCCCACGGGACACCGGTCGTCGCCGCTAGGGCCACTTGCCTGCCTGAGATCTACGGCGAGGCGGCACAGTACTTCGAGCCCCTCGACCGCTCGGATCTGGTGGCCAGCCTCGAGGGGCTACTCGGCGACGAAGCTCGGCGAGCGACCCTCTCGAAAGCGGGGACTGAGCAGAGCGCTCTGTACTCCTGGGATGCGATGGCGCGCGCCACGCTCGAGACCTACCGCATCTAA